TCGGAATTCCCGGACAGGGGCACCTATCCGAAAGAATTGCTGGCCCTGGGAATCCGTGAATACAGGGAGATCTTTTTCAAACCTTACAGGGTGATTTACCGGGTCCTCGGCAACGTCGTACACGTCTTCCTGATCGCCGACGGACGTCGCGACATGCAGACGCTGTTGCAAAGAAGACTTCTGGCAACGCGCTTATAAACCCACTCCCAGGATGTTTGAAAATCGCATCCGATGCGATACGTTCAATCGTGGATGAGCGATTTGATACCGGTCAGCCGGAGGCTCGATTCCTCACACCTCTTCGTGAGCTTCGTCCTTCGAAATCCCGGACGATTCGATTTCCCCTTCCGGAAGAAGCACTTCCCCGAAATGCCCTCTGCCGCGGGGGAGGATGCCAGGAAAACAATCGTCTCGGCCCCTTTCCTCGGAGATACCAGTTCCCTTTTCAAAGCATGATAGCCGATGTGCCGCAACCAGCTCATGAAGCCGTTATTCCTTGCGAAGTTGGTCGCAACAACTCCCGGGTCCACGGCGTTGGAGGCGATGTTCGCGCCCTCACAAACCGCCGGGCCATATCATACGCGATCAGGTTCGCCAGTTCCAGTTCCCATAGGCGGCTTTCCGGGCTCAGTCTCGTGCGCAAAAGTATGCTCGAAAACCCTGTGCGTGCACCGCGGGCTCTGGAGGCGACGGTGACCTACCTGGCTGCACTCCGCCTGCCTGGTAGATCATCAAGCAGCAGCAGTGTCAGCAGGAAATGACCCAGACGGCTTTGTCGGCGAGGTCGATTGAGCATCGTCCGCACTTTGCCGAAACGTACGAAACCTCCGCCCGCATCTCGTCGATCAGGATGTCGACGCGCTCGCATCGGGTTCGAATCCGCAGTGGCCAATTCCACGCACCTCTGGCTGACCGGGTCCGCCGCA
The sequence above is drawn from the Candidatus Deferrimicrobium borealis genome and encodes:
- a CDS encoding type II toxin-antitoxin system RelE/ParE family toxin, coding for MPLVVFLTADAARDLEDLYRYIALHDAPGKAEYVLAGIEKTFGSLSEFPDRGTYPKELLALGIREYREIFFKPYRVIYRVLGNVVHVFLIADGRRDMQTLLQRRLLATRL